A region from the Sulfurospirillum tamanense genome encodes:
- a CDS encoding ferredoxin-type protein NapF — protein MLASLALRSKTLPLRPPYGGAEELFHQECPSCVDAPCVAVCEEAVIQKDEQGMPVLVFKNSGCTFCQACAHACPKGVLSLENEAKISAQVRIETATCLAWNGVVCATCKDVCAVGAITFFGLYRPVVAGDVCTACGFCYGVCPVDAVRIQRREV, from the coding sequence ATGCTTGCATCCCTTGCCCTGCGCTCCAAAACCCTACCCCTAAGACCGCCCTATGGTGGCGCGGAGGAACTTTTTCACCAAGAGTGCCCCAGTTGCGTGGATGCGCCTTGTGTTGCTGTTTGTGAAGAAGCGGTTATTCAAAAAGACGAACAGGGAATGCCTGTGTTGGTTTTTAAAAATTCAGGATGCACCTTTTGTCAAGCGTGCGCCCATGCTTGCCCAAAAGGTGTTTTAAGCCTTGAAAACGAAGCGAAAATAAGCGCGCAGGTGCGCATAGAAACCGCAACGTGTTTGGCATGGAATGGCGTGGTGTGCGCTACATGTAAAGATGTATGCGCGGTGGGTGCTATTACCTTTTTTGGGTTGTATCGACCCGTGGTTGCGGGGGATGTGTGTACGGCGTGCGGGTTTTGCTATGGGGTATGTCCTGTGGATGCCGTGCGCATACAAAGGAGGGAAGTGTGA
- a CDS encoding WD40 repeat domain-containing protein has translation MKKIGLCLLGIVGLLFGQEVAPSHVFKAQGNVLDIVVQEGRIIAGTDAGSIEVFDLEAKVQETAVVFDGIEDFMGNPLGAKVYSVDVLRNGSTFLAVVQTQGSFRELYIVREGVKERVLDASAQLMIKKAKFISPKQVLLGLMSNELMLYDVQKKATVYRFQINQSHFSDFALNESKTLAVTSDESGEIALVDVMMGEVLQTYKGGNVDNVYKVDFKKERILTAGQDRRGIIYERASGRFERVNADFLIYAGALSPSSILGAWAFTEDNAIAVFDLQTKTQRYTLKGQRSTMNTIVFVDEKTLVSGSDDPYIMLWRLP, from the coding sequence GTGAAAAAAATCGGATTGTGTTTGCTGGGGATTGTTGGTTTGCTTTTTGGGCAAGAAGTAGCCCCTTCTCATGTGTTTAAAGCGCAGGGCAATGTGTTGGACATTGTAGTACAAGAGGGGCGCATTATTGCAGGGACGGATGCGGGAAGCATTGAGGTGTTTGACCTTGAGGCCAAAGTTCAAGAAACGGCAGTGGTTTTTGATGGGATTGAGGATTTTATGGGAAATCCGCTGGGTGCTAAAGTGTACAGCGTGGACGTGTTGCGCAATGGAAGCACGTTTTTGGCAGTGGTTCAAACACAGGGGAGTTTTCGCGAGTTGTATATTGTGCGCGAAGGAGTGAAAGAGCGAGTGCTTGATGCAAGCGCACAACTGATGATCAAAAAAGCAAAGTTCATCAGTCCTAAGCAAGTGCTGTTGGGGCTGATGAGCAACGAACTGATGTTGTACGATGTCCAGAAAAAGGCAACGGTGTATCGGTTTCAAATTAACCAGTCCCATTTTTCAGATTTTGCCCTTAATGAAAGCAAAACCCTTGCGGTTACGAGCGATGAGTCTGGGGAGATTGCCTTGGTGGATGTGATGATGGGTGAAGTATTGCAAACCTACAAGGGTGGCAATGTGGACAATGTGTATAAAGTCGATTTTAAAAAAGAGCGTATCTTAACCGCAGGACAAGACAGAAGGGGGATTATTTACGAACGGGCCAGCGGAAGGTTTGAGCGGGTTAATGCGGATTTTTTGATTTATGCAGGGGCGCTTAGCCCCAGCAGTATCCTTGGGGCGTGGGCGTTTACAGAAGACAATGCCATTGCGGTGTTTGACCTGCAAACCAAAACCCAGCGCTATACCCTTAAAGGGCAACGCAGTACTATGAATACCATCGTTTTTGTAGATGAAAAAACGTTGGTTAGTGGAAGCGATGACCCTTATATTATGTTATGGAGATTGCCATGA
- the napG gene encoding ferredoxin-type protein NapG produces MSNQTKRTITERRKFLSLMAQSVGLSALGGMVWTGYLVEAKAAPLLLRPPGARAEADFLKLCIRCGQCVAACPYDTLMLATPGTQKPLGTPYFIPRDTPCYMCVDIPCMPVCPTGALSEEGISVIEKGEKQWAIEKARMGLAVVDMESCIAYWGIQCDACYRACPVMDSAIKLEYRRNERTGKHAYLIPVVSSDACTGCGLCERACVTEKPAIFVRPHALAQGDVGKHYIKGWDAKDVQRVEHLEGLETTVTNRSKLSPQQYLNEGGLLDD; encoded by the coding sequence ATGAGCAATCAAACAAAGCGAACAATCACCGAACGCCGAAAGTTTCTTTCCTTGATGGCGCAGAGTGTGGGTTTGTCCGCTTTGGGAGGGATGGTGTGGACAGGGTACCTTGTGGAGGCAAAGGCGGCACCTTTGCTTTTGCGACCTCCTGGAGCGCGCGCTGAGGCGGATTTTTTGAAGCTGTGTATTCGGTGTGGACAGTGCGTAGCAGCCTGTCCTTATGACACCTTGATGCTTGCAACGCCAGGAACGCAAAAGCCATTAGGCACGCCTTATTTTATCCCAAGAGACACGCCTTGCTACATGTGTGTTGATATTCCTTGTATGCCTGTGTGCCCTACAGGGGCGCTAAGCGAGGAGGGGATTTCGGTTATTGAAAAAGGTGAGAAGCAGTGGGCTATCGAAAAAGCCAGAATGGGCCTAGCGGTGGTAGACATGGAGTCGTGTATTGCGTATTGGGGAATCCAATGCGATGCGTGCTACCGTGCCTGTCCTGTGATGGATAGTGCCATTAAGCTAGAGTACCGACGCAATGAGCGCACAGGCAAACATGCCTATTTGATTCCTGTCGTAAGCAGTGATGCGTGTACGGGGTGTGGGCTGTGTGAACGGGCCTGTGTGACGGAAAAACCTGCCATTTTTGTGCGTCCTCATGCCCTTGCGCAAGGGGACGTTGGAAAGCATTACATCAAAGGATGGGATGCTAAAGATGTGCAGCGCGTAGAGCACCTAGAAGGGCTTGAGACAACCGTGACCAACCGAAGCAAGTTAAGTCCACAACAGTATCTAAACGAGGGAGGGCTTTTGGATGATTGA
- the napH gene encoding quinol dehydrogenase ferredoxin subunit NapH — MIDFLKRHRFMVARRLTQGGLLALYVAGSVYGWTVLQGNLSSSLVFGVIPLADPFALMQIFATGAWVASSALLGAVIIVLFYGLVGGRGFCAWVCPMNLVTDLANFLRRILLLDKTERKVWLGRSVRYWLLGLALVLSFATGVGAFEMVSPIGILHRGIIFGFGMGFAAVLSIFLFDLFALKNGWCGHVCPLGAFYALLGRFSFVRVIHHQPNCTLCMKCKDICPEKPVLEIVGKRSGAITMGECINCGRCVEVCEDDALSFGVRRYIHQNQQE; from the coding sequence ATGATTGATTTTCTTAAGCGCCATCGTTTTATGGTGGCAAGACGCCTTACCCAAGGTGGGCTTTTAGCCTTGTATGTGGCAGGAAGTGTGTACGGCTGGACCGTGTTACAGGGAAACCTTAGCAGTTCACTTGTCTTTGGCGTGATTCCTTTAGCAGACCCTTTTGCGCTGATGCAGATTTTTGCCACAGGGGCTTGGGTGGCTTCAAGCGCATTGCTTGGGGCGGTGATTATCGTTCTGTTTTATGGACTTGTTGGGGGTAGAGGATTTTGTGCGTGGGTTTGTCCTATGAATTTGGTTACTGACCTTGCCAACTTTTTGCGCCGTATTTTGTTGCTAGATAAAACAGAACGAAAGGTTTGGCTAGGGCGTAGCGTACGCTACTGGCTTTTGGGTCTAGCCCTTGTGCTTTCTTTTGCCACAGGTGTTGGGGCATTTGAAATGGTAAGTCCCATTGGGATCTTGCATCGGGGGATTATTTTTGGCTTTGGCATGGGGTTTGCCGCGGTGCTTAGCATCTTTTTGTTTGACCTTTTTGCTCTCAAAAACGGATGGTGCGGACATGTGTGTCCCCTTGGGGCATTTTATGCCCTTTTGGGTAGATTTAGTTTTGTGCGCGTCATACACCATCAGCCAAACTGCACCTTGTGCATGAAATGCAAAGATATTTGCCCTGAAAAGCCAGTGTTAGAAATCGTTGGAAAGCGTAGTGGTGCTATCACGATGGGTGAGTGCATTAACTGCGGTCGATGTGTGGAAGTATGTGAAGACGACGCCCTTTCTTTTGGCGTGCGTCGCTATATTCATCAAAATCAACAGGAGTAG
- a CDS encoding CPBP family intramembrane glutamic endopeptidase, giving the protein MFWFLGAFLSHQETNHPFYMPLMLSGLIAPFVIGLLFLYRLDIRAKLDFYERIYSLRRIRPVMLFAFLIPPLSMLLAITLSLLFGGEVSQFAKAEDFSFEFLVPALTLLILAATFEELGWRGYAFDSLAAKFNLFGASLVFGVLWSAWHFPLVFVKDSYQYQLLQEDIWLGVNFFISIVPLGVILSWVCVKNNKSILIAILYHLFINLSQEMFQVEQSTKCIQTVVLFFIAGGIVWWDKKLFFRL; this is encoded by the coding sequence TTGTTTTGGTTTTTGGGTGCATTTTTAAGCCACCAAGAAACCAACCATCCGTTTTATATGCCTTTGATGTTAAGCGGGCTGATTGCCCCTTTTGTTATCGGGCTTCTTTTTTTGTATCGGCTTGACATTAGGGCTAAGTTGGATTTTTATGAGCGTATTTATAGCCTTAGGCGCATTCGCCCTGTGATGCTTTTTGCATTTTTAATTCCACCCCTTTCAATGCTTTTGGCCATTACTTTGTCATTGCTTTTTGGGGGAGAGGTTTCACAGTTTGCCAAAGCAGAAGATTTTTCTTTTGAGTTCCTTGTACCCGCCCTAACGCTTCTTATTTTGGCCGCAACCTTTGAAGAACTCGGGTGGCGTGGGTACGCTTTTGATAGTTTGGCGGCAAAGTTTAATCTCTTTGGCGCGTCTTTGGTTTTTGGTGTACTCTGGTCAGCGTGGCATTTTCCTCTTGTGTTTGTCAAAGACTCCTACCAGTATCAATTGCTTCAAGAAGACATATGGCTAGGTGTAAATTTTTTTATCTCTATTGTTCCTTTGGGGGTAATTCTTAGCTGGGTGTGCGTTAAAAACAACAAAAGTATTCTCATTGCGATTTTATACCATCTTTTTATCAACCTTTCCCAAGAGATGTTTCAAGTGGAGCAAAGCACAAAGTGCATCCAAACCGTTGTCTTGTTTTTTATAGCAGGAGGCATTGTGTGGTGGGACAAAAAGTTATTTTTTAGACTTTGA
- a CDS encoding flavodoxin family protein: MKHVVIVNGSYRAGGVCDQVVNVAIDALESQAMSYTLFTLREQTLHFCTNCRLCAQEKGESPGKCVLNDDLSSMVDSLEKASHYILISPTNFGTVTAIFKQFLERLMVYGYYPWGKGAPSYRKKKLDKKALIITSCAAPSFFGFFFQTRTLLKKCTRVLGAKVVASQTIGLCSKDKEYKLTAKEIYSLKRHTNTMLLGS; the protein is encoded by the coding sequence ATGAAACATGTTGTTATTGTCAATGGCTCCTACCGTGCAGGCGGGGTGTGCGATCAAGTGGTTAACGTCGCTATTGACGCCCTTGAGAGCCAAGCTATGTCCTACACGCTTTTTACTCTAAGAGAACAAACACTTCATTTTTGCACCAATTGCCGTTTGTGCGCCCAAGAAAAAGGTGAATCGCCAGGCAAATGTGTTTTAAACGATGACCTCAGCAGCATGGTTGACTCTCTTGAAAAAGCCAGCCATTACATCCTCATCTCTCCTACAAATTTTGGAACCGTTACGGCTATTTTTAAACAATTTTTAGAACGTCTCATGGTGTATGGGTACTATCCGTGGGGAAAAGGAGCGCCCAGTTACCGCAAAAAAAAGCTTGACAAAAAAGCTTTGATTATCACCTCTTGCGCAGCACCTTCTTTTTTTGGTTTCTTTTTTCAGACTCGTACGCTGTTAAAAAAGTGCACTAGAGTGCTTGGTGCAAAAGTCGTAGCAAGTCAGACCATTGGCCTGTGCTCCAAAGATAAAGAATACAAACTCACCGCCAAAGAGATTTATTCTCTCAAGCGTCACACCAACACAATGTTATTAGGCAGCTAA
- a CDS encoding chaperone NapD, which yields MNVSSIVVQAKVEHIEALVDTFKKCDYCDYHFHDKEMGKIILTVEGEGIEEEIGKFKQIKATSHVVNADMMMAYSEDELDRERAKFADKDPVPEVLRDDSLRAEDIRYHGDLKKKEI from the coding sequence ATGAATGTTTCAAGTATTGTTGTACAAGCCAAGGTGGAGCACATTGAGGCTCTTGTAGATACTTTCAAAAAATGCGACTACTGCGACTACCACTTTCACGATAAAGAGATGGGAAAAATCATCCTGACAGTCGAAGGTGAGGGGATTGAAGAGGAGATTGGGAAATTTAAGCAAATCAAAGCCACGAGCCATGTGGTCAATGCAGACATGATGATGGCGTACAGCGAAGATGAACTAGACCGTGAACGCGCGAAGTTTGCAGACAAAGACCCTGTGCCAGAAGTATTAAGAGATGACTCTTTGCGCGCGGAAGACATCAGGTATCACGGAGATTTAAAAAAGAAAGAGATTTAG
- the napA gene encoding nitrate reductase catalytic subunit NapA, whose amino-acid sequence MSLSRRDFLKTSAAATAAAAVGISVPSEARAAAAQAESGWRWDKSVCRFCGTGCGIMVATKEGKIVAVKGDPAAPVNRGLNCIKGYFNAKIMYGADRLTQPLLRTNDKGEFDKNGKFRPISWERAFDEMEKNIKRALKESGPEGVGVFASGQYTIMEGCAAQKMMKGGFRSNAIDPNARHCMASAVVGFYQTFGIDEPAGCYDDIELTDTIVTWGANMAEMHPILWSRVSDRKLTAPERVKVINLSTYTHRGSDLSDTEIIFSPSTDLAIFNYIAREIVYNHPEAIDWDFVNKYIVFASQPVNIGYGMRRSDEKSIKEGKYSALEMETVGKEMKTIVSAKEAPSLEPFGYKEGDVMEHKPAGLKHWEISFEEYKKFLAPYTLDYVAKISKGNPDESLESYKAKLQELANLYIEKDRKVVSFWTMGMNQHIRGTWVNTLAYNIHFLLGKQSKPGSGAFSLTGQPSACGTAREVGTFTHRLPADMMTANPKHRQVVENVWKIPEGTLNPVGNQHIMKIFRDIEDGVVKFAWVNVCNIFHTTANANHWIKAAREMDNFIVCSDAYPGISAKVADLILPSAMIYEKWGGYGNAERRTQLWKQQVLPVGQAMSDTWQWVELSKRFTVKDAWGEYTLRGGQKLESMIDKAKAMGYTEDTTMFEILFGNERAKKFSANDPVGEGYDDTESKGDSRNVLGSDGKPWKGYGFNIHKYLFEEYAYFGRGKAHDLADFDTYHRVRGLKWPVVDGKETQWRFNAKYDPYARKENSGEFAFYGTLAKALQQGDLRGVTDTTAKGLKNKAKIFARPYMDPPEMPDTAYPLWMCTGRVLEHWHSGTMTMRVPELYRAVPEALCFMRSEDAQKYGLKQGDLAWVESRRGKVKARVETRGRNKTPKGLIYVPFFDEKVFINKVCLDATCPLSGETDYKKCAVKIYKA is encoded by the coding sequence ATGTCCCTTTCACGAAGAGACTTTCTCAAAACATCGGCTGCTGCTACTGCTGCGGCTGCTGTAGGTATTAGTGTTCCCAGCGAGGCGCGCGCGGCCGCTGCACAAGCAGAGTCGGGGTGGCGTTGGGATAAATCTGTGTGTCGTTTCTGTGGTACCGGTTGTGGGATCATGGTTGCGACTAAAGAAGGAAAGATTGTAGCAGTCAAAGGTGATCCAGCGGCTCCTGTGAACCGTGGCCTTAACTGCATCAAAGGCTACTTTAATGCCAAAATCATGTACGGCGCTGACCGGTTAACCCAGCCACTTTTGCGCACCAACGACAAAGGCGAGTTTGATAAAAACGGCAAGTTCCGTCCCATTTCATGGGAGCGTGCTTTTGATGAAATGGAAAAAAACATCAAACGTGCCCTCAAAGAAAGTGGCCCCGAGGGCGTAGGCGTGTTTGCTTCAGGCCAGTACACCATCATGGAAGGCTGTGCGGCGCAAAAGATGATGAAAGGCGGGTTTCGTTCAAACGCCATTGACCCCAACGCGCGCCATTGTATGGCTTCGGCGGTTGTTGGGTTTTATCAAACCTTTGGGATTGATGAGCCAGCGGGCTGTTATGATGACATTGAACTCACCGATACCATCGTCACATGGGGAGCAAACATGGCGGAGATGCATCCGATTCTTTGGTCACGCGTCAGCGATCGCAAACTTACCGCACCAGAGCGCGTCAAGGTCATCAACCTTTCTACTTACACCCACCGAGGGTCTGACCTTTCTGATACAGAGATTATTTTCTCACCCAGTACCGATTTGGCCATTTTTAACTACATTGCCAGAGAGATTGTGTACAACCACCCCGAGGCTATTGATTGGGATTTTGTAAACAAATACATCGTTTTTGCTTCACAGCCTGTGAATATTGGCTACGGCATGCGTCGCAGTGATGAAAAGTCCATCAAAGAGGGCAAATACAGCGCTTTGGAAATGGAAACCGTCGGCAAAGAGATGAAAACCATCGTCTCGGCCAAAGAAGCCCCATCCCTTGAGCCTTTTGGCTATAAAGAGGGCGACGTGATGGAACATAAGCCTGCGGGCTTGAAGCACTGGGAGATTTCTTTTGAAGAGTACAAAAAATTTCTTGCACCTTACACGCTAGATTATGTGGCCAAGATTTCCAAAGGAAATCCTGATGAGTCTTTGGAAAGCTACAAAGCCAAACTCCAAGAATTAGCCAATTTATACATCGAAAAAGACCGCAAAGTTGTCTCGTTTTGGACGATGGGCATGAACCAACACATTCGTGGCACATGGGTTAATACCCTTGCGTACAACATTCACTTTTTGCTTGGCAAGCAGTCAAAGCCAGGAAGCGGCGCGTTTTCACTCACCGGACAGCCCAGTGCGTGTGGAACAGCTAGAGAGGTAGGTACCTTTACCCACCGACTTCCTGCGGACATGATGACAGCCAATCCAAAGCACCGCCAAGTAGTAGAAAACGTGTGGAAAATTCCTGAGGGAACGCTAAACCCTGTAGGCAACCAACACATCATGAAAATTTTTCGTGACATTGAAGATGGCGTGGTGAAATTCGCGTGGGTGAATGTGTGTAACATTTTTCACACTACTGCCAATGCAAACCACTGGATTAAGGCGGCACGTGAAATGGATAATTTCATCGTGTGTTCGGATGCGTATCCGGGTATCTCAGCCAAAGTGGCCGACCTTATCTTGCCCTCAGCGATGATATATGAAAAATGGGGCGGGTACGGAAACGCCGAACGCCGAACCCAGTTATGGAAGCAGCAAGTCCTTCCTGTTGGGCAGGCTATGAGTGATACATGGCAATGGGTAGAGCTTTCTAAGCGTTTTACGGTCAAGGACGCGTGGGGTGAGTACACCTTGCGTGGCGGACAAAAACTCGAAAGCATGATAGACAAAGCCAAAGCCATGGGTTACACCGAAGACACTACGATGTTTGAAATCCTCTTTGGCAATGAACGTGCCAAGAAATTCTCCGCCAACGACCCTGTGGGCGAAGGATATGATGACACCGAATCAAAGGGCGATAGCCGCAATGTGCTTGGAAGTGATGGTAAGCCGTGGAAAGGATATGGCTTTAACATTCACAAGTACCTTTTTGAAGAATACGCCTACTTTGGGCGAGGCAAGGCGCATGACCTCGCAGACTTTGACACCTACCACCGCGTGCGTGGTTTGAAGTGGCCCGTGGTGGATGGTAAAGAAACCCAATGGCGCTTTAATGCCAAGTATGACCCGTATGCGCGCAAAGAAAATTCAGGCGAATTTGCCTTTTATGGCACGTTGGCTAAAGCGTTGCAGCAAGGAGATTTGCGTGGTGTGACAGATACGACAGCAAAAGGACTCAAGAACAAAGCCAAAATTTTTGCCCGTCCTTACATGGATCCCCCCGAAATGCCAGACACTGCGTATCCTCTTTGGATGTGTACAGGGCGCGTGTTGGAGCATTGGCACAGTGGTACGATGACCATGCGTGTGCCTGAGCTTTACCGTGCTGTGCCTGAAGCGCTGTGCTTTATGCGCAGTGAAGATGCGCAAAAGTATGGCCTTAAGCAAGGTGACCTTGCATGGGTAGAGAGCCGTCGTGGTAAAGTCAAAGCACGGGTGGAAACTAGAGGCCGAAACAAAACGCCAAAAGGGCTTATTTATGTACCATTTTTTGATGAGAAGGTTTTCATCAACAAGGTATGCCTTGATGCGACATGTCCGCTTTCAGGCGAGACAGACTATAAAAAATGCGCCGTAAAAATTTATAAAGCTTAA
- a CDS encoding type IV pili methyl-accepting chemotaxis transducer N-terminal domain-containing protein, whose amino-acid sequence MKPSRISTKLRIVGGLLSLMIFLIIGLVVAMNEKSKKDSLIINIAGKQRMLTQKMSKEIFFLRHRDSHDFRQLDGAMELFENNLNDLRFGNSDRGIYAPQNSVIENKLEEVAKGWGPFKEELESVKKGILSVKSDKEVLSKRIELLLNMSDKIVQEMVAKNLEGVYIDLSGRQRMLSQRMGLFIERYLRTDNREDYFLFVNAKALYDETLTMFAQDATIQGHPDVHGAVVHLQQYWGEFETYVTHLLEVERAINASIAYVNRNNVRILDNMDEAVWLYTEHSENKNQLLVNSLFFIGIMAMVVILYTFVLVRDMVSNIDRFVDRAKRLANIEGATPETVSVPEGMETELQEASSYLQAYVGKVSVAMRSSEEAIKRAENSIGELQALAENVEEALRDLVIDEETRKKLGHSMNATEDIAIESTESLMNVSNMLNKLKDNLASLAHNAKQTR is encoded by the coding sequence ATGAAACCCTCACGCATTAGCACCAAACTGCGCATTGTTGGCGGCTTGCTTTCGTTGATGATTTTTCTCATCATCGGCCTTGTGGTTGCCATGAACGAAAAGTCTAAAAAAGATTCGCTTATCATTAACATTGCGGGCAAGCAACGGATGCTCACCCAAAAAATGAGTAAAGAAATTTTCTTTTTACGTCACCGCGACAGCCACGATTTTCGCCAACTTGATGGGGCGATGGAGTTGTTTGAAAACAACCTCAACGACCTGCGCTTTGGCAACTCTGATCGGGGAATTTATGCACCTCAAAACAGTGTAATTGAGAACAAGTTGGAAGAAGTTGCCAAAGGCTGGGGGCCTTTTAAAGAAGAGCTCGAAAGCGTTAAAAAAGGAATTTTGAGTGTCAAGAGCGACAAAGAGGTGCTCAGTAAACGCATTGAATTGCTTTTGAATATGTCTGATAAAATCGTACAAGAGATGGTCGCCAAGAACTTGGAGGGGGTATATATCGACCTCTCAGGCCGCCAACGGATGCTCTCCCAGCGCATGGGGTTGTTTATAGAGCGGTATTTGCGCACAGACAATCGGGAGGATTATTTTTTATTTGTCAACGCAAAGGCCTTATACGATGAAACCCTCACTATGTTTGCGCAAGATGCGACCATCCAAGGCCACCCCGACGTGCACGGGGCGGTGGTGCATTTACAGCAGTATTGGGGTGAATTTGAGACTTATGTGACCCATTTACTAGAAGTGGAGCGTGCTATAAATGCCTCCATTGCTTATGTAAACCGCAATAATGTACGTATTTTAGACAACATGGACGAAGCAGTATGGCTCTACACTGAGCATAGTGAAAATAAAAACCAACTCTTGGTTAATAGCCTCTTTTTTATTGGGATTATGGCAATGGTGGTTATTTTATACACCTTTGTTTTGGTTCGCGACATGGTGTCTAACATCGACCGATTTGTAGATCGCGCTAAACGTTTGGCCAACATTGAAGGGGCAACACCCGAAACTGTTTCGGTGCCCGAAGGTATGGAGACTGAACTTCAAGAAGCCTCTTCGTATTTGCAAGCGTATGTTGGCAAGGTAAGTGTGGCGATGCGCTCTTCCGAAGAAGCCATCAAACGCGCGGAAAACTCTATCGGTGAATTGCAAGCGTTGGCAGAAAACGTTGAAGAAGCATTGCGGGATTTAGTGATTGATGAAGAGACACGCAAAAAACTGGGCCACAGCATGAATGCCACCGAAGACATTGCTATCGAATCCACTGAGAGCTTGATGAATGTTTCAAATATGCTCAACAAGCTCAAGGATAATCTTGCGTCCTTGGCGCACAATGCCAAGCAAACCCGCTGA
- a CDS encoding nitrate reductase cytochrome c-type subunit: MLKQKIVLFGLALGALIVTGCAVTQQAVSEDEMGLRQTSLYAEDKTTADATNYAKTAPGESKVFARSFENVPPMIPHDVEGMLDITKEMNMCMDCHMPAMAEAVAATPVPASHLASFRPLTQYVGGEFKKDGKPVANTSDIIVVVHEREGLSMDRYTCTACHAPQSDNALIVPNRFTSVFRSEEGGATSSNLLDVLNDGI, encoded by the coding sequence ATGTTGAAACAAAAAATTGTTCTTTTTGGCCTAGCCCTTGGGGCTTTGATTGTCACAGGATGTGCAGTGACACAACAGGCTGTTAGTGAAGATGAGATGGGGCTTCGTCAGACCTCATTGTATGCTGAGGATAAAACCACAGCAGACGCCACAAACTATGCCAAGACGGCCCCCGGCGAATCTAAGGTCTTTGCGCGTTCTTTTGAAAATGTGCCGCCGATGATTCCCCATGACGTGGAAGGTATGCTTGACATCACCAAAGAGATGAACATGTGCATGGACTGCCACATGCCAGCTATGGCCGAAGCGGTTGCTGCAACGCCAGTTCCTGCTTCGCACTTGGCATCTTTTCGTCCGTTGACCCAATACGTTGGCGGTGAGTTCAAAAAAGATGGCAAGCCCGTAGCAAACACCTCTGACATCATTGTTGTGGTGCACGAGCGAGAAGGGCTAAGCATGGATCGCTATACATGTACAGCTTGCCATGCGCCCCAATCTGACAATGCGCTTATTGTTCCCAATCGCTTTACTTCGGTATTTAGAAGTGAAGAGGGTGGAGCAACGAGTTCTAATTTGCTTGATGTCTTAAACGACGGGATTTAA
- a CDS encoding PAS domain-containing protein produces MRGHDAFVETQVPENELIVSRTDLRGTITYANDVFARVSGYEIEELVGKPHNLLRHPDMPRSVFASLWATLKREELWQGVVKNLRKDGGFYWVYAEVSGVYKEGKLVEYKSMRSPIDETLKRRVQKEYEARKATEEGECFASFYLPCALLTKLENYAAQTEQNDSQALAKLLDERLL; encoded by the coding sequence ATGCGAGGACACGACGCTTTTGTGGAAACCCAAGTGCCTGAAAATGAGCTCATTGTGTCGCGAACGGATTTGCGAGGAACCATCACCTATGCCAATGATGTTTTTGCGCGGGTGAGTGGCTACGAAATAGAAGAATTAGTGGGCAAACCGCACAATCTCTTGCGCCATCCTGACATGCCTCGTTCGGTATTTGCTTCTCTTTGGGCCACGCTTAAGCGCGAAGAATTGTGGCAAGGGGTGGTCAAAAACCTCCGCAAGGATGGCGGCTTTTACTGGGTGTACGCGGAAGTTTCAGGGGTATATAAAGAGGGAAAATTAGTAGAATACAAATCCATGCGCTCCCCCATCGATGAAACACTCAAACGCCGTGTGCAAAAAGAGTATGAAGCTCGAAAAGCCACAGAAGAGGGCGAATGTTTTGCTAGTTTCTACCTCCCCTGTGCGCTGTTAACCAAGCTAGAAAACTACGCTGCTCAAACCGAGCAAAACGACAGCCAAGCCTTGGCAAAGCTGCTGGATGAGCGGTTGTTGTAA